In Actinoplanes derwentensis, the following proteins share a genomic window:
- the pdxR gene encoding MocR-like pyridoxine biosynthesis transcription factor PdxR: MSFHVHLEGSADLSAQVYRQLRTAILDGRLRPGERLPPTRELARSAAVSRNTVATAYDRLLAEGFVTARVGSGTFVADLTGGTRPPNRAPGGTLRPRRIWQELPPPGPSGPAPEFDLRAGTPDPALFPLPVWRRLVTRELRTGTIAAASRAGPAGDPRLRAAVARWLGVSRSVAAGTDDVLITNGAQQALDLIARVLLEPGDVVAVEEPGYPMAHRLFRSHGARPAGVPVDAQGLIVDALPPAARLVYTTPSHQFPTGVTMSPARRRELLAWAGRHGAAIVEDDYDSEFRFGNRPLEPLQSLDADGRVLYVGSFCKTMLPSLRLGFLVAPAALLPALTLARQVGVQHGDACTEAAVAAFLDEGLFARHLRTTTRVYAERRALLLDALHGPLSRWLVPVESVAGLHLSAHLRPEAGADAAAVVERAARAGVAVQTLAHFCLAPPERDGLVIGYSSIPAGRLPEALRRLAGCFAEA; this comes from the coding sequence GTGAGTTTCCACGTGCATCTGGAGGGGTCCGCCGATCTCTCCGCTCAGGTCTACCGGCAGTTGCGGACCGCGATCCTGGACGGCCGGCTCCGGCCCGGTGAGCGCCTGCCACCCACCCGTGAGCTGGCCCGCAGTGCGGCGGTGTCCCGCAACACCGTGGCCACGGCGTACGACCGGCTGCTCGCCGAAGGCTTCGTCACCGCCCGGGTGGGCTCCGGCACCTTCGTCGCCGACCTCACCGGCGGCACCCGGCCACCGAACCGGGCCCCCGGCGGCACTCTGCGGCCCCGCCGGATCTGGCAGGAACTGCCGCCACCCGGCCCGTCCGGTCCCGCCCCCGAGTTCGACCTGCGAGCCGGCACTCCCGATCCGGCGCTGTTCCCGCTGCCGGTCTGGCGCCGCCTGGTCACCCGGGAACTGCGGACCGGCACGATCGCGGCGGCCAGTCGCGCCGGCCCGGCCGGTGACCCGCGGCTGCGCGCGGCGGTGGCCCGCTGGCTCGGGGTGTCCCGCTCGGTCGCGGCCGGCACCGACGACGTGCTCATCACCAACGGCGCCCAGCAGGCCCTCGACCTGATCGCCCGGGTGCTGCTGGAACCCGGCGACGTGGTCGCCGTCGAAGAACCCGGTTACCCGATGGCCCACCGGCTGTTCCGCTCGCACGGCGCCCGCCCGGCCGGTGTCCCGGTGGACGCGCAGGGTCTGATCGTCGACGCGCTGCCGCCGGCCGCCCGGCTGGTCTACACCACACCGTCGCACCAGTTCCCGACCGGCGTGACGATGTCACCGGCGCGCCGCCGGGAGTTGCTGGCCTGGGCCGGCCGCCACGGCGCGGCGATCGTCGAGGACGACTACGACAGCGAGTTCCGCTTCGGCAACCGGCCCCTGGAACCGTTGCAGAGCCTCGATGCCGACGGCCGGGTCCTCTACGTCGGCTCGTTCTGCAAGACCATGCTGCCGTCGTTGCGCCTGGGCTTCCTGGTCGCGCCGGCCGCCCTGCTCCCGGCCCTCACCCTGGCCCGCCAGGTCGGTGTCCAGCACGGCGACGCCTGCACCGAGGCCGCGGTCGCCGCGTTCCTCGACGAGGGCCTGTTCGCCCGGCATCTACGGACCACCACCCGGGTGTACGCCGAACGCCGCGCCCTGCTCCTGGACGCCCTGCACGGGCCGCTGAGTCGATGGCTGGTCCCGGTCGAATCGGTGGCCGGGTTGCACCTGAGCGCCCACCTGCGCCCGGAGGCCGGAGCCGACGCCGCCGCTGTGGTCGAGCGGGCCGCCCGGGCCGGGGTGGCGGTGCAGACCCTGGCCCACTTCTGCCTGGCCCCGCCGGAGCGCGACGGCCTGGTCATCGGGTACAGCTCGATACCGGCCGGGCGGCTCCCCGAGGCGCTGCGCCGACTGGCCGGCTGTTTCGCAGAGGCCTGA
- a CDS encoding MFS transporter, whose amino-acid sequence MNITTTLTRAHLVSSIGEGAFLVTFALYFTQVVGLPATRFGLGVSLAWAAGFLAGVPLGHLADRIGPRRAAVLLATGTAVSVAALPYARGYPFFLLAVAAYAICQTGLTAARQALLARLVVPAARTRVRARLQSRINGGLAMGSAVGALALAVDSRAAYLTVLALDAVAFGVAALLLSRLPAGTAPEPGPGGGSVRTVLRDRPYLVLTLLNAVALLNMPLLSLVLPLWIARSTDAPAWMTSVVLAVNTLSVMLWQVRVAHRVTDVASAARSVRTAGVVMLVACLVFAVTGVHGDPWMIGTVLVVAALLQAFAEMLQSAGSWEISFGLAPDGRHGLYQGVYQSGIPLARILGPVALTGLILGYGAAGWLVLGLLIAAAAIATGPVTRWAARIDENRGVRNQLVMRE is encoded by the coding sequence GTGAACATCACCACCACGCTGACCCGCGCGCACCTGGTCAGCTCGATCGGCGAAGGCGCCTTCCTGGTCACCTTCGCGTTGTACTTCACCCAGGTCGTGGGCCTGCCGGCGACCCGCTTCGGACTGGGTGTGTCGCTGGCGTGGGCCGCCGGTTTCCTGGCCGGGGTGCCACTGGGCCACCTCGCCGACCGGATCGGCCCGCGCCGGGCGGCGGTACTGCTGGCGACCGGGACGGCCGTGTCGGTGGCGGCCCTGCCGTACGCCCGCGGTTATCCGTTCTTCCTGCTGGCCGTGGCTGCGTACGCGATCTGCCAGACCGGTCTGACCGCCGCCCGGCAGGCGCTGCTGGCCCGTCTGGTCGTACCCGCGGCCCGGACCCGGGTGCGGGCCCGGCTCCAGTCGCGGATCAACGGCGGCCTGGCGATGGGCTCGGCCGTCGGGGCGCTGGCGCTCGCCGTGGACAGCCGGGCGGCGTACCTGACGGTGCTGGCGCTGGACGCTGTCGCGTTCGGTGTCGCCGCGCTGCTGCTCAGCCGCCTCCCGGCCGGGACGGCCCCGGAACCCGGCCCCGGCGGCGGGTCGGTGAGAACGGTGCTGCGGGATCGTCCCTACCTGGTGCTGACCCTGCTGAACGCGGTGGCGCTGCTCAACATGCCGCTGCTCAGCCTGGTCCTGCCACTCTGGATCGCGCGGTCCACCGACGCGCCCGCCTGGATGACGTCGGTGGTGCTGGCGGTCAACACTCTCAGCGTGATGCTGTGGCAGGTCCGGGTCGCCCACCGAGTGACCGATGTGGCTTCGGCGGCCCGCTCCGTTCGTACCGCCGGGGTGGTCATGCTCGTCGCCTGTCTGGTCTTCGCGGTGACCGGCGTGCACGGTGACCCGTGGATGATCGGGACGGTCCTGGTGGTCGCCGCTCTGTTGCAGGCGTTCGCCGAGATGCTGCAGTCGGCCGGCAGCTGGGAGATCAGTTTCGGTCTGGCGCCGGATGGACGGCACGGGCTCTACCAGGGCGTCTACCAGAGTGGAATCCCGCTCGCCCGGATCCTGGGGCCGGTCGCCCTGACCGGGTTGATCCTCGGGTACGGCGCGGCCGGGTGGCTGGTGCTCGGCCTGCTGATCGCGGCGGCGGCGATCGCCACCGGTCCGGTCACCCGATGGGCGGCACGGATAGACGAGAATCGAGGTGTCAGAAACCAGCTCGTCATGAGGGAGTGA
- the manD gene encoding D-mannonate dehydratase ManD, protein MATIERVEVLVTSPGRNFVTLRITTSDGVTGLGDATLNGRELAVASYLQDHLAPLLIGRDPDRIEDTWQYLYRGAYWRRGPVTMTAIAAVDVALWDIKGKVAGMPVYQLLGGRSRDGVLVYCHASGTDVESLLDDVAAYQERGFTAIRAQAAIPGLSGSYGVRKGSLYEPAATELPDEQAWNTEAYLDFAPGYLAKVRDRFGFGFHLLHDIHHRLTPIEAARFGKSVEELRLFWMEDPTPAENQEAFRLIRQHTTTPIATGEVLNSIWDVKELITEQLIDYVRTTVVHAGGITHLRRIFDLAALYQVRTGSHGATDLSPVTTAAAVHVDITVPNFGIQEHMGHTPETYEVFRGSPRLANGMLYPSDQPGLGVEYDDEVAAKFPYQAKYLPVARRLDGSVHDW, encoded by the coding sequence GTGGCAACGATCGAACGTGTCGAAGTGCTGGTGACGTCGCCCGGCCGCAACTTCGTGACCCTGCGGATCACCACGTCCGACGGGGTCACCGGTCTCGGCGACGCCACCCTCAACGGCCGTGAACTGGCCGTCGCCTCCTACCTGCAGGACCACCTCGCGCCGCTGCTGATCGGCCGGGACCCGGACCGGATCGAGGACACCTGGCAGTACCTGTACCGGGGCGCCTACTGGCGGCGCGGCCCGGTCACGATGACCGCGATCGCCGCCGTCGACGTCGCCCTCTGGGACATCAAGGGCAAAGTCGCCGGGATGCCGGTCTACCAGCTGCTCGGCGGCCGGTCCCGGGACGGGGTGCTGGTCTACTGTCACGCCAGCGGCACCGATGTGGAGTCGCTGCTCGACGATGTGGCCGCCTACCAGGAGCGGGGCTTCACCGCGATCCGGGCGCAAGCCGCGATCCCCGGCCTGAGCGGTAGTTACGGTGTGCGCAAGGGCAGCCTCTACGAACCGGCCGCCACCGAACTGCCCGACGAACAGGCCTGGAACACCGAGGCCTACCTGGATTTCGCGCCCGGATACCTGGCCAAGGTCCGGGACCGGTTCGGCTTCGGCTTCCACCTGCTGCACGACATCCACCACCGGCTCACCCCGATCGAGGCGGCCCGGTTCGGCAAGAGCGTCGAAGAGCTGCGGCTGTTCTGGATGGAGGACCCGACACCGGCCGAGAACCAGGAGGCGTTCCGGCTGATCCGGCAGCACACCACCACCCCGATCGCGACCGGTGAGGTCCTCAACTCGATCTGGGACGTCAAGGAACTCATCACCGAACAGCTCATCGACTACGTGCGCACCACCGTCGTGCACGCCGGCGGCATCACCCACCTGCGCCGGATCTTCGACCTCGCCGCCCTCTACCAGGTGCGGACCGGATCACACGGCGCCACCGATCTGTCGCCGGTCACCACCGCCGCGGCCGTGCACGTCGACATCACGGTCCCGAACTTCGGCATTCAGGAACACATGGGGCACACCCCGGAGACGTACGAGGTGTTCCGTGGCAGTCCCCGCCTGGCGAACGGCATGCTCTACCCGTCCGACCAGCCCGGCCTCGGTGTCGAATACGACGACGAGGTGGCCGCCAAGTTTCCGTACCAGGCGAAGTATCTGCCGGTCGCGCGACGGTTGGACGGTTCCGTGCACGACTGGTGA
- a CDS encoding DUF4360 domain-containing protein, with protein sequence MRTTFVTGAVLLATFGTAAVPASGMPARPPVPAKDMVIDVVAANGSGCPRGTAAVTVSPDNKAFTVSYSEFTAQAGAGTKPTDFRKNCQLALNVHVPQGYTYAIANTDYRGYAHLERGASALQTSFYYFQGESKTTRYRHALSGPLDSDYQRTDTLGVASLSFLPCGEQRYLNVNTELRVSAGSSDRKKTSFLTMDSTDGNLDTIYHVTWQKC encoded by the coding sequence ATGCGCACAACATTTGTCACCGGAGCCGTTCTCCTCGCCACCTTCGGCACCGCCGCGGTGCCCGCCAGCGGGATGCCGGCCCGCCCACCGGTACCGGCGAAGGACATGGTGATCGACGTGGTCGCGGCCAACGGTTCCGGCTGCCCGCGCGGCACCGCGGCGGTCACCGTGTCCCCCGACAACAAGGCCTTCACCGTCAGCTACAGCGAATTCACCGCTCAGGCCGGAGCCGGCACCAAACCGACCGACTTCCGCAAGAACTGCCAGCTGGCGCTGAACGTGCACGTCCCGCAGGGCTACACGTACGCGATCGCCAACACCGACTACCGCGGTTACGCCCACCTGGAACGGGGCGCGTCCGCTTTGCAGACGTCGTTCTACTACTTCCAGGGCGAGTCGAAGACCACCCGCTACCGGCACGCCCTGTCCGGTCCGCTCGACAGCGACTACCAGCGCACCGACACCCTCGGCGTGGCGTCGCTGTCCTTCCTGCCGTGCGGCGAACAGCGTTACCTGAACGTCAACACCGAACTCCGGGTCTCGGCGGGCTCCTCCGACCGCAAGAAGACCAGCTTCCTCACGATGGACTCCACCGACGGCAACCTGGACACGATCTACCACGTCACCTGGCAGAAGTGCTGA
- a CDS encoding enoyl-CoA hydratase/isomerase family protein → MTTIQQSGSARWSWDSDGVVTVTLDDPGRTANMLNQRHFDGLDACLDDLTEHLDRLRGVVLTSAKRSFIAGPDFEPSEITPDEAAGTYELLVPLRDQARRLETLGRPVAAALNGSALGGGFELALACHYRVGPTDPAVVWALAETGMGILPAGGGTVRVTRMFGIAATVLDIVGPGTVYHPEQALAAGLVDELADDVVTTARTWVLAKPPGHFTQRWDRPGYRIPGGTTVPSGLADEVNRRSQGSPVRVLATVLDVAARSAAAPLHEAFTIETEACLALLAAPEFPALARFFYALRSTATIPKSLAPVRSSPGTRTFPQIVANPLAAVFFTPDARIVEITDETLIPAIRASGDIPVLINSGQPSFIQTLLDAGSSPSAMAEAAHRAVTGGLRIDQPTAGVAAVLAAGYPAWADSVIG, encoded by the coding sequence AGGGTCGGCGCGCTGGTCCTGGGACAGCGACGGCGTCGTCACCGTGACCCTCGACGACCCCGGCCGCACCGCCAACATGCTCAACCAGCGCCACTTCGACGGCCTTGATGCCTGCCTCGACGACCTCACCGAGCACCTCGACCGGCTGCGCGGCGTCGTCCTCACCTCAGCGAAACGTTCCTTCATCGCCGGCCCCGACTTCGAACCCAGCGAGATCACCCCCGACGAGGCAGCCGGCACGTACGAGCTGCTGGTCCCACTGCGTGACCAGGCCCGCCGCCTGGAGACCCTGGGCCGCCCGGTCGCCGCCGCCCTCAACGGCTCCGCCCTCGGCGGCGGCTTCGAACTGGCCCTGGCCTGCCACTACCGCGTCGGCCCGACCGATCCGGCGGTCGTGTGGGCGCTCGCCGAAACCGGAATGGGCATCCTCCCCGCGGGCGGCGGCACGGTCCGCGTGACCCGGATGTTCGGCATCGCCGCGACGGTCCTCGACATCGTCGGCCCCGGCACCGTCTACCACCCGGAACAGGCCCTGGCCGCCGGCTTGGTCGACGAGCTGGCCGACGACGTGGTCACCACCGCCAGAACGTGGGTGCTGGCCAAGCCGCCCGGCCACTTCACCCAGCGCTGGGACCGCCCCGGCTACCGGATCCCCGGCGGCACAACCGTGCCATCCGGCCTCGCCGACGAGGTGAACCGCCGTTCCCAGGGTTCCCCGGTGCGCGTTTTGGCGACAGTGCTGGACGTGGCGGCACGAAGCGCGGCGGCCCCGCTGCACGAGGCGTTCACGATCGAGACGGAGGCCTGCCTGGCACTGCTGGCCGCCCCCGAGTTCCCGGCGCTGGCCCGCTTCTTCTACGCGTTGCGGTCGACAGCCACAATCCCTAAAAGCCTTGCGCCGGTACGTTCATCGCCCGGCACCCGCACTTTCCCGCAGATCGTCGCGAACCCATTGGCGGCGGTGTTCTTCACCCCCGACGCTCGGATCGTGGAGATCACGGACGAGACCCTGATCCCCGCGATCCGAGCGTCGGGCGACATCCCGGTCCTGATCAACAGCGGACAGCCGTCGTTCATCCAGACCTTGCTGGACGCCGGCTCCTCACCCTCCGCCATGGCCGAGGCCGCCCACCGGGCCGTGACCGGCGGCCTGCGCATCGACCAGCCCACCGCCGGGGTGGCCGCGGTCCTCGCCGCCGGCTACCCCGCCTGGGCGGACAGCGTCATCGGCTAG